In Scylla paramamosain isolate STU-SP2022 chromosome 19, ASM3559412v1, whole genome shotgun sequence, a single genomic region encodes these proteins:
- the LOC135110022 gene encoding protein NYNRIN-like — protein MLHITNKEETDLLKVAQLADLFSLVNRKATSDKQTETPSGKINSGNSGVGKMTGSSTRPPLFCAFCKQPGHLIKNCPNPKCKVAQTYPAKPVASIQALPSFPVPKDLFEPFRSVGTISIDNKDHPVKIVRDTCSAQSLVLKSAVPGIEQCYTGEKVYLKDFHDPFPIALAKVHLDSPLVRGEVIIGVSEEPALPIPNAQLLLANDLAGSKVTPPLVISDTVLMDNPTVQLEEQQPGLFPVCVTTRAQARKSDRSFSLPKKSPSPLELNQIFSKKLLTEAQQEDTTLTQFHDKVIPPDQITHYPAFYKQDGVLMRVFRPSKVPDDAAWAEAHQVVVPTIFRHSILEIAHESFVGHLGIKKTCEKILADFYWPGLREDVKNYVSTCHLCQIAGKPNVTIPPYPLQPTAVPSEPFHKIIIDIVGPLPKTKKGNEYILTILDPTTRYPEAFPIRKINTNTIVSKLNHFFTTFGIPQTIQIDRGTNFTSVLFTEVLKELGIAQTLSSAYHPQSQGALERFHQTLKGLLRKFCHEQESEWDDALPYMLFAIREAPNESTGVSPFELLFGRKVRGPLGIIKDKLLDSTTHKLVSVTKYLNNLKATLTKVRTFADNN, from the coding sequence ATGTTAcacatcaccaacaaagaagaaacagatcttCTCAAAGTCGCTCAGTTAGCGGACCTTTTCTCCCTGGTGAATCGCAAGGCAACCTCAGACAAGCAGACCGAGACTCCTAGTGGTAAGATAAACTCAGGTAACTCAGGGGTTGGTAAAATGACCGGCAGTAGTACTCGACCACCtctattttgtgctttttgtaAACAGCCGGGGCACCTCATAAAGAACTGTCCTAATCCCAAGTGCAAGGTAGCTCAAACATATCCTGCCAAGCCAGTTGCTTCCATAcaagctcttccctccttccctgtacctAAAGACTTATTTGAGCCTTTCAGGTCTGTAGGCACCATCAGCATTGATAACAAGGATCACCCAGTTAAGATTGTCAGAGacacctgttcagctcagtcccTAGTGCTGAAGTCAGCAGTCCCTGGTATTGAACAGTGTTACACAggtgaaaaggtatatttaaaagacttcCATGACCCCTTCCCCATTGCATTAGCTAAAGTACATCTTGATAGCCCACTAGTAAGAGGTGAAGTGATAATAGGAGTTAGTGAAGAACCAGCCTTACCCATCCCTAATGCTCAACTACTCCTCGCTAATGACCTAGCTGGCAGTAAGGTGACTCCCCCTTTGGTAATTAGTGACACAGTGCTGATGGATAACCCCACTGTACAGTTAGAAGAGCAACAACCAGGCTTATTCCCTGTTTGTGTCACTACTCGTGCACAAGCAAGGAAATCTGATCGGTCTTTCTCACTTCCAAAGAAGAGCCCATCCCCACTTGAACTCAATCAAATATTTTCAAAAAAACTTCTCACTGAGGCTCAACAGGAAGACACTACTTTGACTCAATTTCATGACAAGGTTATCCCTCCAGATCAAATTACTCATTACCCTGCCTTTTACAAACAGGATGGAGTTCTCATGAGAGTGTTCCGGCCCTCTAAGGTCCCAGATGATGCTGCTTGGGCAGAAGCCCACCAGGTAGTTGTGCCTACCATATTCAGACATTCCATACTAGAGATCGCTCATGAAAGTTTTGTTGGTCACTTGGGCATCAAGAAGACATGTGAGAAGATCCTCGCTGACTTTTACTGGCCAGGATTAAGGGAGGATGTGAAGAATTACGTCAGTACTTGTCATCTCTGCCAGATAGCGggtaaacctaacgtaactatcCCACCCTATCCTCTCCAACCTACTGCTGTTCCCTCAGAACCatttcataaaataataattgacaTTGTGGGGCCTCTTCCAAAAACCAAGAAAGGTAATGAATATATCCTAACAATTCTTGACCCAACAACTAGGTATCCCGAAGCCTTTCCGATACGTAAAATCAACACCAACACTATTGTGTCCAAGCTAAACCACTTCTTTACTACCTTCGGGATTCCTCAAACCATTCAGATTGACCGAGGAACTAATTTCACTAGCGTTCTCTTCACAGAGGTGTTAAAAGAGCTTGGTATCGCACAAACCTTGTCTTCTGCCTATCACCCGCAGTCACAGGGCGCTCTAGAAAGATTTCATCAGACACTGAAAGGACTTCTACGCAAATTCTGTCACGAGCAGGAGAGCGAATGGGATGACGCACTCCCCTACATGCTTTTTGCCATCAGGGAAGCACCTAACGAGAGTACAGGAGTTTCCCCATTCGAGCTCCTGTTCGGTAGGAAAGTGCGGGGACCATTAGGGATTATTAAAGACAAATTGTTAGATTCCACTACCCACAAACTTGTCTCTGTAACTAAATACTTGAACAACCTTAAAGCCACACTCACTAAAGTTCGCACCTTTGCTGATAACAACTAA
- the LOC135110021 gene encoding uncharacterized protein LOC135110021 has translation MDDTVLLATTKDNLINKVTLLKQYCDTYGMKINATKTKFFVICGTEHDREAVRVDDLVVESCAQYTYLGSPFTSDGSVSAAVAAHMQAKMAHYNKFVLFLKKNYDWPFIVKKRIFDAALMSAVLYGCESWLNVDLKPATKIYNWALKQLLGVRKTTCNDMCYIESGYPPLKDLVRSRQRKFFTKVWRERSVMNDDPLIITKERYFEVRVI, from the exons ATGGATGATACGGTGCTCCTTGCAACAACCAAAGATAATTTAATCAATAAAGTAACATTGTTAAAACAGTACTGCGATACCTATGGCATGAAGATcaatgcaacaaaaacaaaattctttGTTATATGTGGTACAGAACACGACAGAGAGGCAGTAAGAGTAGATGACCTGGTGGTGGAGTCGTGCGCACAGTACACCTATCTTGGCTCACCATTTACATCTGATGGTTCCGTGTCAGCGGCAGTCGCGGCTCACATGCAGGCAAAgatggcacactataacaaatttgttttattcttaaaAAAGAATTATGACTGGCCCTTTAtcgtaaagaagagaatatttgaTGCTGCTCTCATGTCAGCCGTGTTGTATGGGTGTGAGTCGTGGCTGAACGTTGACTTAAAACCAGCCACAAAAATCTACAACTGGGCATTAAAACAGCTACTTGGAGTTAGGAAGACCACCTGCAATGATATGTGTTACATTGAATCTGGATATCCACCTTTAAAAGATCTTGTACGAAGTAGACAAAGAAAATTCTTCACTAAAGTGTGGCGAGAAAGATCTGTAATGAATGACGATCCCCTAAT AATCACTAAAGAACGATATTTTGAGGTCCGAGTCATCTAG